A genomic window from Pseudoalteromonas piratica includes:
- the rsfS gene encoding ribosome silencing factor → MDPRELLDFVIDKADDIKAVDITTLDMTEKSSITDYMVVCSGTSKRHVQSIANNVALEAKAQGIEIIGTEGQQEGEWVLLDLGDVVLHVMQESARDFYQLEKLWS, encoded by the coding sequence TTGGATCCACGCGAGTTATTAGACTTTGTCATCGACAAAGCAGACGATATCAAAGCCGTTGATATTACTACCCTTGATATGACAGAAAAATCTTCAATCACTGACTACATGGTAGTTTGCTCTGGCACCTCTAAGCGCCATGTGCAATCAATTGCCAATAATGTTGCCCTTGAAGCAAAAGCACAAGGTATTGAAATTATTGGCACTGAAGGCCAACAAGAAGGTGAATGGGTTCTACTTGACCTGGGTGATGTGGTACTTCACGTGATGCAAGAAAGTGCGCGTGATTTTTACCAATTAGAAAAGCTTTGGAGCTAA
- the nadD gene encoding nicotinate-nucleotide adenylyltransferase — MIVILGGTFDPIHQGHLALATQANQILAPNKVLFMPCKQPVHKATSGITSTHRINMIRLAIEDEANFELDLREINRETPSYAVESIASFRQQHANEPIFFIIGMDSLNTLHKWFKWQECLENCNFLVFQRPKEQYHPHPDVAAYIVGDIDEAGQHLPLAGGIFFAKHQQVAISSSELRANITQYHNDFLPVPVCDYIKQHRLYQ, encoded by the coding sequence ATGATTGTTATTTTAGGCGGTACTTTTGACCCAATTCACCAAGGCCACCTCGCCTTAGCCACACAAGCTAATCAGATACTCGCACCTAACAAGGTGCTATTTATGCCATGCAAGCAACCGGTTCACAAAGCGACATCAGGCATTACTAGTACACACCGTATTAATATGATTCGCCTTGCAATTGAAGACGAAGCTAACTTTGAACTCGACTTACGCGAAATCAATCGTGAGACACCCAGCTATGCCGTAGAAAGCATTGCGAGCTTTCGTCAGCAACATGCCAATGAGCCCATTTTTTTTATTATCGGAATGGACTCACTCAATACACTACATAAATGGTTCAAGTGGCAAGAATGCCTAGAAAATTGTAATTTTTTAGTGTTTCAACGTCCAAAAGAACAGTATCACCCCCATCCTGATGTTGCAGCGTATATTGTGGGTGATATCGATGAGGCTGGTCAACACCTGCCGCTTGCAGGGGGGATTTTCTTTGCAAAACACCAACAAGTTGCGATTTCATCCTCAGAACTGCGCGCAAATATTACGCAATACCACAATGATTTCTTACCAGTTCCGGTTTGTGACTACATAAAACAGCATCGTCTCTACCAATAA
- the rlmH gene encoding 23S rRNA (pseudouridine(1915)-N(3))-methyltransferase RlmH — translation MRIQLIAVGTKMPAWVETGFQEYQRRFPRDMSFELIEIPAGKRGKNADIKRILQQEGEKTLAAIPKGNKIVTLEVTGKALDTHQLAKEMSKWQLDGRDISLLIGGPEGLAPECIAASEQKWSLSNLTLPHPLVRIIVAESLYRAWSLNNNHPYHRE, via the coding sequence GTGCGCATTCAGCTAATTGCTGTTGGTACTAAGATGCCAGCTTGGGTTGAAACCGGTTTTCAAGAATATCAGCGTCGTTTTCCACGCGATATGAGTTTCGAGCTCATTGAAATCCCTGCTGGCAAACGTGGCAAAAACGCCGATATTAAACGCATTTTGCAACAAGAAGGCGAAAAAACTCTAGCCGCAATTCCTAAAGGGAACAAAATCGTTACCTTAGAGGTCACAGGTAAAGCACTCGATACGCATCAACTCGCGAAAGAAATGAGTAAATGGCAACTGGATGGTCGCGATATCAGCCTTTTAATTGGTGGGCCTGAAGGGCTTGCACCTGAATGTATCGCTGCGTCAGAACAAAAGTGGTCACTTTCAAATTTGACACTTCCCCACCCACTTGTTCGAATTATTGTCGCAGAAAGCTTGTATCGTGCGTGGAGTTTGAATAATAATCACCCGTACCATAGAGAATAA